CATCGGTTGGGGAGCGACGACCTGTTCGCCGCGTTCGCGGGCCTGCTCGTACTCGGCCATCTCCAGCGGCGTCGGCGGCAGCGGCACGTCGGGGCCGTACTCGGCCACGAGGTCGTCGAGGGCGATGCCGTGCTGCTCGAGGATGGTCTGTTCGAGTTGCTCGATCCGGAGCGAGGCCTGCGCCCGGGCCACTTCGTCGCGATGCACCGCGTCGGTGAGCTGGTCGCGCTGCACGGACAGTTCGCGGACGAGTTCGCGGGCCCGTTCGAGTTGCTCGGCGCATTCGGCGCGGCGCCGGTTCAGGTCGTCGCGCTGTGCGAGTGCCGTCGCCACGGCCACCTCGAGTTGTTCGGCGAGTCGCTGCCCTGATTCGGCCACCGCAGCGGCGACGGCCGCCGCCTGACGACGCGCGATCCGGGCACGTTCGGCACGAGCACGGGCCTCGCGCTCGGCCTGCGCGGCACGACGAAGCGAATCCGCTTTGCCCCGAAGCGCTTCGGCACGTTCCTCGGCCGTGCGCGCCGCGAGTCGCGCCTCGACCTCGACGGCCCGGACCTCGGCGAGCGCGGTCGCGGCCATCTCCCGCTCGGCGGCGGTGTGATCGGTGCCCGCACCGTCGCTACTTCCGGCCGAGTCGTCCTCGGCCAGGCGCAGTCGCTCCTCGAGCTCGACCAGCTTCTCCCGTGCCGCGTCGCGTTCCTTCTCTGCCTCCGTGCGTTGGGCTGCGAGGCGTCCGGATTCGGCGTGAGCGGTGCGTGCCGCCTGGCCGAGCCGACCGAGTTGTTCGTAGACGGCCGACATCGCCGCGTCGGACTCGTTGAGCGCGGCGAGAGTCTGTTCGACGTGTTCGGCGCGTTCGGCCTGTTCCGCGAGTGCGCCCGCGAGGGCTGCGGCCAGTTCCTCGGAGCGACGTTCGGCCTGTTCGAGGCCGGCACGGGAAGTATCGATCGCCGCCTGGATCTCGAGGGTGCTCGGGGCGCGGTGCGAGCCGCCGACCACCCAGCCCGCGCCGGCGAGGTCTCCTCCGCGCGTCACGGCGCGCAGATCGGGCCGGGCAGCGCAGACCCCGAGGGCAGTGGGCAGGTCGTCGACCACGACGGTGCGGGCCAGCAGGCCGTCGACGCCTCCGCGCAGGTCGGCGGGGCACTCGACGACCTCGCGGAGCCATCGGGCACCGGACGGCAGGTCGCCGGTGTCGGTGGGACCGGCAGTGCCGGACAGGACGAATGCCACCCGGCCCTGGTCGGCTTCGGCGAGCGCTGCGACCGCCGAGATCGCGGCGTCGGCCGACTCCACCTCGAGGGCGTCGGCCGCGGCGCCGAAGGCAGCTGCGACGGCGGCCTCGTATCCCGAGGACACCCGGAGCCGGTCGGCGAGGCGCCCCACGAGTCCGTCGCCGGAACGCGTGTCGATCAGCCAGGCCGCGCCGTCGGTGCGTTCGAGTCCCATCGACAGGGCTTCGATACGGGCGCCGAGCGAGGCGACCACCTTGCCCGCGGCGCGTTCTGCCTCCTGGAGTTCGGTGACCCGCTCGTCGGCGAGCCGCTGTGCTTCCAGCGCTCGTTCGTGCTGCGCGTCGGCGTCGATCTCACCGGCGTCGAGATCGTCGATGCGTGCCTGAGCGGTCTCGAACTCGGCCTGTGCGGCGACGCCGCGGAGCCGGGCCTCCTCGATGGCGACGGTCAGGCGTGCGATCTCCGCGTCGATCGATTCGGCGCGGGTGCGCATCGTCTCGACCTGGCCTGCGAGACGCGCGAGGCCCTCGCGCCGGTCGGCGACGGCACGCACCGCGGCCAGATGTGCGCGTTCGGCGGCCGCTGCGGCCTCCTCCTGCGCGGCGAGCTGCTCGCGGGCCGCCTCGAGGGCTCCGTGCGCGATCTGGACGGCCTCGACCAGTTCCGCTTCCTCGGCGTCGATCCGGTCGGCACGGGCTTCCATCTCGTCGGGATCCTGACCGGAACGGTCCTCGGGTTCGGCGTGCAGGTGCCGGGCGCGTTCCTGCGCGACCCGCACGGTCGCCGAGACGCGCTCGGCGAGGGCGGACAGGCGGAACCAGGTCTGCGACGCCGCTTCGGCACCGGGAGTGAGCTGCGCGAGGGCCTGTTCGTGGCGGGCGAGTTCGGCGTTAGCGTCGTCGAAGGCCGCGAGCACGGTGTCGAGCCGCTCCCGGACCATCTTTTCCTGCTCGTCGTGCCCGGCGAGTTCGGCGCGGCGCGTGACGAGGTCGTCGGCGGCCAGACGTAACCGCGCGTCGCGCAGGTCGGCCTGGATGGTCTGGGCGCGACGCGCGACCTCGGCCTGCCGGCCGAGCGGTTTGAGCTGGCGGCGCAGCTCGGCGGTGAGGTCGGTGAGGCGCGCGAGGTTGGCCTGCATCGAGTCGAGCTTGCGCAGCGCCTTTTCCTTGCGCTTGCGGTGCTTGAGGACGCCGGCGGCCTCCTCGATGAAGGCGCGTCGGTCCTCCGGGCGGGATTCGAGGATCGCGGCGAGGCGGCCCTGACCGACGATGACGTGCATCTCGCGGCCGATACCGGAGTCGGACAACAGTTCCTGTACGTCCATGAGACGGCAGGAACTGCCGTTGATCTCGTATTCGCCCGCGCCGTCGCGGAACATGCGGCGAGTGACGGAGACCTCGGAGTACTCGATGGGCAGCGCACCGTCGGAGTTGTCGATGGTGAGCGTGACCTCGGCGCGTCCGAGCGGCGGGCGGCCGGCGGTTCCGGCGAAGATGACGTCCTGCATCTTGCCGCCGCGCAGGGCCTTGGCGCCCTGCTCCCCCATCACCCAGGTGAGTGCGTCGACGACGTTCGACTTGCCGGACCCGTTGGGGCCCACCACACAGGTGATACCCGGTTCGAAACGGAGAGTCGTCGACGAGGCGAAGGACTTGAAGCCCTTCAACGTCAGACTCTTGAGGTACATGGGTGAGAACTCTACCGGCGGGTTGTGACCGCTTTCCTAGGCCGGGTGCACCGCGCGGACCGTCCCGTCGAAACCGGTCGTGTACAGGACGTTCGGGTCCCAGCCCGGTCCCGAACCGAAGGCGAGCGAGGACATCAGTGGGATGCCCTCGGCGATGCGGCAGCTGTGCCCGGTCGCCGGATCGACCCGCAGGACCGCGCCGGCGAGGTTGAGCGCGATGTACAGCGCGCCGTCGGGACCGATCGTGAGGTCGTCGGGCATAGAGAGCAGCCCCGGCCCGGGCAGGTCGATGCTGCGCACGGGTCCTTCGAGGTCGCGTGCGTCGAGGATGTGGAGCCGGTTGACGTTCTCGAAGGTCGTCACGGTGTAGACGGTGTCGCCGTCGACGGCGATGCCGTTGACGGATCCGAGATCGGTACGGACGACGCGGGCCTCGCCACCGCCGGCGGGCACGAGGGTGAGTCCGACCTCGCCGAGATCGCGTGAGGTGAGCATCGATCCGTCCGACAGCCGGCCGAGGCCGTTGGGCATGACCAGCCCGGTGCCGTGGGTGCCGCGTTCACCCGTATCGAGGTCGAGCGTGTCGATCGTGCCGTCGGCGATCCCGGCCAACCCCGAGACGGTCGTGTTGCCCACGTTCAGGTACACGGTGGGAACGTCGACGACGATGCCGCCCGGACCGGTCACCTCGGACAGCACGGTGGTCACGCTGCCGTCGGGAGTGATCCGGCGCAGCGCTCCGGGGCCGACGAAGGAGGTGTCCGAGACGAGCAGACCGCCCCGCTCGTCGAACGCCAGGTTCTCGAGGACACCGAGCCCCGACGCGACCGTCGTGACGGACCGCGGTGCGCAGGCAGCCGGAACGAACGCCGCCGGTGCTGTGGCAGCGGGACCGGCCGCCGCCGGTGCTGCGGCAGTGGGACCGGCCGCCGCCGGTGCTGCGGCCAGGGGTGCCACTGCCACAGCGGCGGCTGCTGCCGCCACCATCGTCGAACGTGCACGCCTGCCCATATGTCTCCCCCTCGCCGACCGCGACCCCCCCGGCCGCTTGCACCCGATCGCGGCAGGATACCAAGCCGAACGGACAAACAGGACGGATGTCAGCGTTCGACGAAACCGTCGAGGTCGCCGCGCGCGGGATCCCACGATTCGACGACGAGCCGCACCTCACCGGGGGTGTCGCCGGATCGCAGCCACGCGAGGAGCTGTTCGAGTGCCGGCCGGGGGCCTTCGGCCACGACCATGACGCGACCGTCGGGATGATTCGTCGCGTGCCCGACGAGACCGAGTTCGAGTGCGCGGGCACGCGTGAACCAGCGGAAACCGACCCCCTGGACGCGGCCGTGCACCCACGCCGTGAGCCGTTCGACGTCTGCGGGGGCGCTCATCGATCAGTCCTCGGGGGTGATCGTCAGCGAGACCTCGGTGCCCGCCTCGAGGGTGCGGCCCACCGTGCACACCTTGTCGACGGAGCGTTCGACGAGGGCGATGAGGCGGTCCCGTGCGTCTGCGTCGAGCTCCGACAGGTCGAGGATCATCTCCTCCTCGAGGTGCGGGTAGACCTCGTTCTCGCGGTCGGCGGCACCGGAGACGCGGATCGTCGCGTCGTAGTCGTCGCCGAGCCTGCGGGACAGCGGGAAGTCCGAAGCCATGCCGGAGCACGCGGCGAGCGCGATCTTGAGCAGCTCGCCCGGGGTGAAGACGCCCTCGACGCTCTCCGAGCCGATGAGCACCTCGGCGCCGCGGGAGCTGCGTCCGGTGTAACGGCGCGTGCCGGTGCGCTCGACCCACAGCTCGGTGGTGGGAAGGTCGGAAGTCTGGTCAGCCATGGAGGAAATCCTGCCATGTCCCGTCGACCGGGATGTCGCGCAGGATGGTCACGAAGTCCTCGACCTCGGCGGACGACGCGTCGGCACTGCGTCGCAGCACTCCGACCGGTTCGACGGTGCCCGCGGTGGGTAGGTCCAGGCGCCGGACCACGCCGTCGGCGAGGTCGTCCCGGGCCGCGCGTTCGGTGGTGATCCACACGGCGTCGCTGCGCCGCACCACCCCGCGTGCCACGGCGAGGTCGAGTGTCTCGATCAGCCCGACCGGCAGTCGCAGGCCGTGACGTTCGAACAATGCCTCGGTCGCGTGGCGCGGTACGGTTCCGCTGGTCGCGACCACCAGGGGGTGTTCGAGCGTGTCGGCGACGGAGACGGAACGCCCGGCGAGGGGGTGGCCGGGCCGGACGACGAGGATCAGCGTCTCGGCGTACAGGAGCTCGAACGACAGCCCCACCATCCGGGACGGTTCGACCATGCGCCCGAGGACGACGTCGAGGGCGCCGGCGGCGAGCGCCGACAGCAGGACGGCATTGGGGTCGGTGCGGATCCGGATGTCCAGATCGGCGCGCACGCGGCGCAGCTCCGCCAGAGCTTCGGGGAGTACGTACCCGGCCACGGTGGGTAGGGCCCCGATCCGCAGCGGCTCGCGGGCGGGTTCGGCCGCTCCCGCCAGTGCGGCCACAGCTGCGTCCAGTGAGGTGGTGACGTCCTGCGCGTATCGCAGGAAGCGGTGACCCGCCGCGGTGAGGCGCGCACCGTGTCGGCCGCGGTCGAGGAGTTTCGCTCCGGCGAGCACCTCGAGCTCGTTGAGTGTCTTCGTGACGGCCGGCTGACTCAGCTGCAACAGCTCGGCGGCCCGACCGACCTGACCCTCGCGCGCGACGGTGACGAAACATCTCAGGTGCCGGAGGCGGATGCGTCGCACCTGCTCCGGGACGGACGAGGACGGACCGAACGCGGATTGCATTACTGAAAGTTATGAATCAACTGCTGTTTTGTCAATTTACATGAGTTTTTATTCACCTTATGGTTGTGTCCACAGCTCAGAGATCGGAGATCGCATGTCCACCGGCGAATACGTCGAGCGCGACCACACACTGCACCCACCCGCGCTCACCCCCGGCTACCGCACGTCGGTGCTGCGCGCACCGCGCAACGCGCTCATCACGCCGAAGCCGACCCTGTCGGAGATCACCGGACCTGTCTTCCGCAGCGACGAGCTCGGCGCCCTCGACAACGACCTGATCCTGAACTTCTCGAAGGACGGCCTGCCGATCGGTGAGCGCATCATCGTCCACGGCTTCGTCAAGGACGAGTTCGGCAATCCGGTCGAGGGCGCACTCGTCGAGGTGTGGCAGGCCAACGCCGGTGGCCGGTACCGCCACAAGAAGGACACCTATCTCGCTCCCATCGATCCGAACTTCGGCGGTTGCGGGCGGATGCTCACGGACGCGAACGGCTACTACCAGTTCCGGACGATCAAACCCGGCGCATATCCGTGGGGCAACAGCCGCAACGCCTGGCGCCCGGCGCACATCCACGTGTCGATCCTCGGCCGTGGGTGGGCGCAGCGCCTGATCACCCAGCTGTACTTCGAGGGCGACCCGCTCATCGAGAAGTGCCCGATCGCGCGGACGATCCCGACCGTGGATCAGCTCCGCAGCCTGATCGCCCAGGAGGACCCCGCCTCCAACGCGCCGTTCGACGCCCGCGCCTACCGCTGGGACATCACCCTGCGCGGTCGCCGCGCCACCTTCTTCGAGAACACCGACCTCCCGGGAGCCCCGCGATGAGCCTGCCCACCGATCCCTACCGGCCCGTGCCCCCGCTGCTCCCCCGCGCGATGGTCACGCGTTTCCCGGAAACGCCCTCGCAGACCGGCGGCCCGTACGTCCACATCGGGCTCGCGCCGCAGCAGGCCGGCTTCGACATCTTCGACAACAACTTCGGCAACGTCCTCGTCACCGACGAGACCGAGGGCGAGCGAATCGTGTTGGAGGGCCGCGTCATCGACGGCACCGGCACCCCGGTGCGCGACGCCCTGCTCGAGAGCTGGCAGGCGAACGCGCACGGCCGGTACGCACATCCGGACGACGCACAGGACAAGGATCTCGATCCGAACTTCCGCGGCTGGGGACGCACCGGCGGCGACTTCGAGACGGGCGTGTTCACGATCGAGACGATCAAGCCCGGGGCCGTCACCAACCCCGACGGCTCCGTCTCGGCACCCCACATCCTGCTGGTGATCTTCGCGCGCGGAATCAACCTCGGGCTGCACACGCGGGTCTACTTCGAGGACGAGGCCGGACTCAACGCCGAGGATCCCGTCCTGAAGGGCATCGAATGGGAGGTGCGGCGCAACACCCTGATCGCGTCGCGTTCCGAGCGCGACGGACGCACCGTCTACACGATCGACATCCGGCTGCAGGACACTCCGGACGGTGGCGCCGAGACGGTCTTCTTCGACATCTGAACCACCACCTTTCCGAACGGCCCGGTATGCGCGTGCGCTACCGGGTCGTTCGCGGTCGTGGCTGACACTTCGGGCAGCTGTACGACGAGCGGTTCATGAACTTCTCGCGGCGGATCGGCGCGCCGCAGCGTCGGCACGGCTCGTTCTCGCGTCCGTAGACGTTCAGGGAACGCTCGAAGTAGCCGGACTCCCCATTGACGTTGACGTACAGGGCGTCGAACGACGTACCACCCTGCCCGAGGGCCTCCGCCATCACCTCGGTGGCCGCATCGAGAGCCGACCGGAGCTTCGGACGCGACAGCGCGTCGGTGGGCCGGTTGCCGTGAATCCTTGCGCGCCACAGCGCTTCGTCGGCGTAGATGTTGCCGATGCCGGAGACGACGGTCTGGTCGAGCAGCGCACGCTTGATCTCGGTGTGCTTGGTGCGCAGCACGGCCACGACCGCATCCGGGTCGAACCGGGGATCCATCGGGTCGCGGGCGATGTGCGCGACCGGCAGCGGCAGACGATCACCGTCCACCTCCACGAGCGGGGCCAGGGCCCAGCCTCCGAAGGTGCGCTGGTCGACGAAACGCAGATCGGCACCGTTGTCGAGGACGGCGCGGATACGCAGATGCTTCTCGTCCGGCACGGTCGGAGGCTGCACGAGCATCTGCCCG
This window of the Rhodococcus pyridinivorans genome carries:
- the pcaH gene encoding protocatechuate 3,4-dioxygenase subunit beta; the encoded protein is MSTGEYVERDHTLHPPALTPGYRTSVLRAPRNALITPKPTLSEITGPVFRSDELGALDNDLILNFSKDGLPIGERIIVHGFVKDEFGNPVEGALVEVWQANAGGRYRHKKDTYLAPIDPNFGGCGRMLTDANGYYQFRTIKPGAYPWGNSRNAWRPAHIHVSILGRGWAQRLITQLYFEGDPLIEKCPIARTIPTVDQLRSLIAQEDPASNAPFDARAYRWDITLRGRRATFFENTDLPGAPR
- a CDS encoding OsmC family protein translates to MADQTSDLPTTELWVERTGTRRYTGRSSRGAEVLIGSESVEGVFTPGELLKIALAACSGMASDFPLSRRLGDDYDATIRVSGAADRENEVYPHLEEEMILDLSELDADARDRLIALVERSVDKVCTVGRTLEAGTEVSLTITPED
- the pcaG gene encoding protocatechuate 3,4-dioxygenase subunit alpha; protein product: MSLPTDPYRPVPPLLPRAMVTRFPETPSQTGGPYVHIGLAPQQAGFDIFDNNFGNVLVTDETEGERIVLEGRVIDGTGTPVRDALLESWQANAHGRYAHPDDAQDKDLDPNFRGWGRTGGDFETGVFTIETIKPGAVTNPDGSVSAPHILLVIFARGINLGLHTRVYFEDEAGLNAEDPVLKGIEWEVRRNTLIASRSERDGRTVYTIDIRLQDTPDGGAETVFFDI
- the smc gene encoding chromosome segregation protein SMC codes for the protein MYLKSLTLKGFKSFASSTTLRFEPGITCVVGPNGSGKSNVVDALTWVMGEQGAKALRGGKMQDVIFAGTAGRPPLGRAEVTLTIDNSDGALPIEYSEVSVTRRMFRDGAGEYEINGSSCRLMDVQELLSDSGIGREMHVIVGQGRLAAILESRPEDRRAFIEEAAGVLKHRKRKEKALRKLDSMQANLARLTDLTAELRRQLKPLGRQAEVARRAQTIQADLRDARLRLAADDLVTRRAELAGHDEQEKMVRERLDTVLAAFDDANAELARHEQALAQLTPGAEAASQTWFRLSALAERVSATVRVAQERARHLHAEPEDRSGQDPDEMEARADRIDAEEAELVEAVQIAHGALEAAREQLAAQEEAAAAAERAHLAAVRAVADRREGLARLAGQVETMRTRAESIDAEIARLTVAIEEARLRGVAAQAEFETAQARIDDLDAGEIDADAQHERALEAQRLADERVTELQEAERAAGKVVASLGARIEALSMGLERTDGAAWLIDTRSGDGLVGRLADRLRVSSGYEAAVAAAFGAAADALEVESADAAISAVAALAEADQGRVAFVLSGTAGPTDTGDLPSGARWLREVVECPADLRGGVDGLLARTVVVDDLPTALGVCAARPDLRAVTRGGDLAGAGWVVGGSHRAPSTLEIQAAIDTSRAGLEQAERRSEELAAALAGALAEQAERAEHVEQTLAALNESDAAMSAVYEQLGRLGQAARTAHAESGRLAAQRTEAEKERDAAREKLVELEERLRLAEDDSAGSSDGAGTDHTAAEREMAATALAEVRAVEVEARLAARTAEERAEALRGKADSLRRAAQAEREARARAERARIARRQAAAVAAAVAESGQRLAEQLEVAVATALAQRDDLNRRRAECAEQLERARELVRELSVQRDQLTDAVHRDEVARAQASLRIEQLEQTILEQHGIALDDLVAEYGPDVPLPPTPLEMAEYEQARERGEQVVAPQPMPYDRVTQERRAKRAEKDLATLGRVNPLALEEFAALEERYNFLSTQLEDVKSARKDLLAVVEEVDARILQVFTEAYADVEREFEQVFAKLFPGGEGRLVLTDPSDMLTTGIEVEARPPGKKVKRLSLLSGGEKSLTAVAMLVAIFRARPSPFYVMDEVEAALDDTNLRRLIGLFEQLREKSQLIVITHQKPTMEVADALYGVSMRGDGITRVISQRLRGREIATPVPEPEEELQA
- a CDS encoding SMP-30/gluconolactonase/LRE family protein; translated protein: MGRRARSTMVAAAAAAVAVAPLAAAPAAAGPTAAAPAAAGPAATAPAAFVPAACAPRSVTTVASGLGVLENLAFDERGGLLVSDTSFVGPGALRRITPDGSVTTVLSEVTGPGGIVVDVPTVYLNVGNTTVSGLAGIADGTIDTLDLDTGERGTHGTGLVMPNGLGRLSDGSMLTSRDLGEVGLTLVPAGGGEARVVRTDLGSVNGIAVDGDTVYTVTTFENVNRLHILDARDLEGPVRSIDLPGPGLLSMPDDLTIGPDGALYIALNLAGAVLRVDPATGHSCRIAEGIPLMSSLAFGSGPGWDPNVLYTTGFDGTVRAVHPA
- a CDS encoding LysR substrate-binding domain-containing protein, whose protein sequence is MQSAFGPSSSVPEQVRRIRLRHLRCFVTVAREGQVGRAAELLQLSQPAVTKTLNELEVLAGAKLLDRGRHGARLTAAGHRFLRYAQDVTTSLDAAVAALAGAAEPAREPLRIGALPTVAGYVLPEALAELRRVRADLDIRIRTDPNAVLLSALAAGALDVVLGRMVEPSRMVGLSFELLYAETLILVVRPGHPLAGRSVSVADTLEHPLVVATSGTVPRHATEALFERHGLRLPVGLIETLDLAVARGVVRRSDAVWITTERAARDDLADGVVRRLDLPTAGTVEPVGVLRRSADASSAEVEDFVTILRDIPVDGTWQDFLHG
- a CDS encoding acylphosphatase, giving the protein MSAPADVERLTAWVHGRVQGVGFRWFTRARALELGLVGHATNHPDGRVMVVAEGPRPALEQLLAWLRSGDTPGEVRLVVESWDPARGDLDGFVER
- the mutM gene encoding bifunctional DNA-formamidopyrimidine glycosylase/DNA-(apurinic or apyrimidinic site) lyase; the encoded protein is MPELPEVEVVRRGLDAHVVGATVDSVQVLHPRAVRRHEPGPRDLALQVTGQKVASVERRGKYMWLVLEPADLALVVHLGMSGQMLVQPPTVPDEKHLRIRAVLDNGADLRFVDQRTFGGWALAPLVEVDGDRLPLPVAHIARDPMDPRFDPDAVVAVLRTKHTEIKRALLDQTVVSGIGNIYADEALWRARIHGNRPTDALSRPKLRSALDAATEVMAEALGQGGTSFDALYVNVNGESGYFERSLNVYGRENEPCRRCGAPIRREKFMNRSSYSCPKCQPRPRTTR